From the Kineococcus mangrovi genome, the window CAGCCTGAACTTCTTCGGGTCGATGGCCAACACGTTCATCGTCGCGGCGTCCGTCACCGTGCTCGTCCTGTTCTTCGACTCGATGGCGGCGTTCGCCTTCGCCAAGTACGAGTTCCCGGGCAAGCGGTTCCTGTTCGCCCTCATGATGCTGTTCTTCATGCTGCCGGCGCAGCTGTCGACGGTGCCGCAGTTCATCACGATGAGCGAGCTGGGGTGGGTCGGGACGCTGCAGGCGCTCATCGTGCCGGCGGCGGCGAACGCCTTCGGCATCTTCTGGATGCGTCAGTACATCGCCAGCGCCATCCCGGACGAGATCCTCGACGCGGCCACCGTCGACGGGTGCGGTTTCTTCCGCCAGTACCTGCTCGTCGTGCTGCCCGTCATCCGCCCCGGCCTGGCGTTCCTCGGGATCTACACCTTCGTCGCGGCCTGGAACGACTACGTCTGGCCGCTCATCGTCCTGGTGAACCCGGACATGCTCACGCTGCAGGTCGCGCTGTCGCAGCTGAACACCACCCGCGGCACCGACTACGCGGTCGTCATGGCCGGCGCCCTCATGGCCATCGTCCCGCTCGTGGTGGTCTTCCTCCTCTTCTCCAAGCAGTTCGTCGCCGACTCCGTCAAGGGCGCGGTCCGCTGATGGGGCGGACCGTCGCACGCGCCGCCCGGCCGCAGGAGCGGGAGGAGACCGGCGCCCTCGTGGGAGCCGCCTTCTCCGCCGACCCCCCGCCGCGTCGGGCGCCCGACGGTCCCGACGGCGAGCGGTTCCTGCACCGGGTGGTGGCGGACGAGGACACCGGCCGGGTCCTGGCGACCGCCGCGGCCCGCCTGTGCGGGCAGTGGTGGGGTGGCCGCCGGGTCCCCGCCGCCGCCCTGGCCGGGGTCGCGGTCGACGTCACCGCGCGCGGGCGCGGCGTCGGGCGCGCGCTGGTCGCCGACACGTTCGCCGCCGCCCGCGCGGCGGGCGCGCACGTCGTCGCGCTCGTCCCCTCCACCCACGCCTTCTACGCCAAGGCCGGCTGCGGTGTCGCCGGCCGCCGGTCCGTGTACGCGATCGGGACCCACGACCTGCGGGCCCTGCCGCGCGACCGCTCGCTGACGTACCGGGAGGCGACGGCGCAGGACGCCCCCCGCGTCGCCGAACTCGTCGCCGCGCACGGCGCCCGCACCAACGGCGTCCTGGACCACGACACCGGGACCGGCTCGGCCGTCCCCTACGTCGCCGAGCGCGACGGCGCCGTCGTCGGCTTCTGCGCGCTGGGGCGTCGGCCCGTCCGTCCCGGTCACGGCGGGAACTACGCCGTCACCGTCCTCGACCTGCTCGGTGCCGACCCCGCCGCGGAGTTCGGGCTGTGGCGCGACCTCGCCGCCGACGAACCCAGCGCCCGTGAGGTGCACGCCCTCGTCCGCCCCGGCGGGTTGCTGGAACAGCATCTGCCCCGGCAGACCGAGGTCCTCGAGGACGCCACCTGGATGCTGGGCCTGCTCGACGTCCCCGCCGCGCTCGCCGGGCGCGGGTACCCCCGAGGCGTCACGGGCGGTGTCGTCCTGGACGTCACCGGCCACGGCGTCCTCACCCTCGACGTGGCCGACGGCGCGGGCACCGTCACCCCCGGGGGAACCCCGTCCGTGCAGGTCGGCCCCGCCGACCTCGCGTCCCTCTACGCCGGGCACCTCGACCCGTCCACGGCCCGGTTCGCCGGTCTGCTGCACGGCGACGACGACGCGGTCGGCCTCCTGCGCACCCTGTTCGCCGGACCGCCCGCCGTCATCGCCCGCCCGTTCTGAACCACCCCGGCCGCACCACCCCGACGAGGAGAGAACACCCGTGACCCTGCGCTGGGGAGTCCTCGGACTCGGCACCATCAGCCGCGCGATCCACCTGCCGCTCATCGCCCGGTCGCCCGGGCACGACCTCGCCGCCGTCGCCGACCTCGACCCGGACCGGTGCGCGGAACTCGCCGCCGCGTACGGCGCCCGCGCGCTCACCCCGGAGGAACTGTTCGCCGCAGGCGACGTCGACGCCGTCCTCGTCGCCACCCCCGGCCGGCACGCCGCGCACGCCGTCACCGCGCTCGAGGCCGGCAAGCACGTCCTGGCCGAGAAACCGTTCGCCCTGTCCGCCGAGGAGGTCGGCGCGGCGATCACCGTCGCCCGCCGCACGGGACTGCACCTGCAGGTCGGGTACATGAAGGTCCACGACCGGTCCGTCGACGTCGTCGGGGCCGCGCTGCCCGAGCTCGGCGCGGTCCGCCTGGTGCAGATCAGCGTCCGCCACCCCGTCGACGCGCCGCAGGTCGAGCACCTGCGGACGGCGCCGCCGGCCCCGCTGCCCACCGCGGCGGTCCCGCTCGTCGCGGCCGACGACGCCGCCGAGGAGCGCGCCCTCGACGCGTCCGTCGGCGCGGACACGTCGCCCGCCCTGCGCCGGTTGTTCCGGTCGGTGCTGTGCGGGTCCGTCGTCCACGAGCTGTCCCTGCTGCGCGGCCTCGGTTTCGGCACCCCCGAGTTCGACCACGTCGACCTGCTCGCCTGGGAGGGGGGAGCACCGCCCACCGTGTTCGCGACCGGACGCCTCGACGGCGGGGCGCGGTTCGTCCTGGACTGGGCGTGGACGCCGGACCGCCCCGACTACACCGAGACCGTGCGCATCACCACGACGGCCGGGGAGGTCGTCGTCGACGTCGCCCCGCCGTACCGGCTCGACGCGACGAGCCAGGTGACCGTCACCGGTCCGGACGGGACGCACCACCCGCCCGCGGGGGCCGACGGCGCGTTCCAGCGCCAGCTCGAGGCGTTCGCCGCCGCCGTCTCCGGTTCCGCCCCGCACCCGGGTTCGGCGCCCGAGGGTGCCCTGCACGACCTCGCAGCGCTGCAGCGGATCGTGGAGCTGGCGCGGTGACGAACCGGGTGAGCGGCCAGTGGATCGCCGGTGCCCCGGTGAGCTTCGGCGTCTGGGGTCCGCACACCGGTGCCCCCGACGGGGACGGCGACGCGATCCTGCGCACGCTCGCGGCGCAGGGGTACACCGGCAGCGAACTGGGCGACACCGGGTTCCTCGGCGACCCGGACCGGACCGCGGACGTGTTCGCGGCGCACGGGCTCGCGCCCGCCGGGGTGTACGTGGGGCTGCCGCTGGCGCGGGGGGAGTGGAGCGCGCAGGGTCGCGCCGCGTTCGCGCTGACCTGCCGCACCCTGCGCGCCGTCGTCGACCGGCACGCCCTCACCGCCGGGGACCACGGTGCCCCGGCGGCGCGGATCGTCCTGGCCGACGACGGGGCCCCCGGGCTGGACGCGCCGCGCGACCCGGCGGACCGTTCCTCCGGCCTGGACGACCGCGCGTGGGCGCGAGCCGTGGACGTGCTCGCCGAGGCCGTCACCATCGCCTGCGAGCACGGGCTGGCCCGGACCTTCCACCCGCACCTGGGCACGTTCGTGGAGTCCACGTGGGAGGTGGACCGGCTGCTCGCCACGACCCCGCTGGGGGTGACGCTGGACACCGGGCACGCCCTGCTCGCCGGCACCGACCCCGTCGAGGCCGCCGACCGCTGGGCCGGCCGGATCGACCACGTGCACGTCAAGGACGTCCGGCTCGCGCCCCTGCACGCGGCGCGCCGGGCCGGGCCCGCGTCGCTGCGGGACTGGTGGACGCAGGCCAACGTCCCCCTCGGACGGGGGGACGTCGACCTCGCCGGTGTCCTGGACGCGGTGCGCCGCACCGGGTACGCGGGGTGGCTCGTCGTCGAGCAGGACGCCGCCCCGCACGGCGGACCGCAGTTGGCGCAGTTCGCCGCGGACCAGGAGCGCAACCTGCGCGTGCTGCGGGAACTGCTCGGCGACTGACGGACCCGGTCAGCCGTGCTGCGCCGTCCACGCCGCGTGCAGCCGCGAGTACGGCCCGCCGGCGTGGGCGAGTTCCGTCGCCGGGCCCACCTCGACGACGTGACCGGAGTCGACCACGACGACCGTGTCCGCGGCCTCGGCCGTCGACAACCGGTGGGCGATGGCCACCGAGGTGCGGCCGGACAGGACCCCTTCGAGCGCGCGCTGCAACCGCACCTCCGTCGCCGGGTCCACCGACGACGTCGCCTCGTCCAGCACCAGCAGGTCGGGGTCGGCGACGTGGGCACGGGCCAGGGCCACGAGCTGGCGCTCGCCCGCGGACAACCGCTCACCGCGCTGCCCGACGGGGGTGGCGAGCCCCTCGGGCAACCCGTCCAGCCAGGCCGTCAGACCGAGGTCGGCGAACGCCTCCCGGACGTCGGCGTCGGTCGCGCCGGGACGGCCTCGGCGGACGTTGTCCCCGACCGTGGTGTCGAACAGGAAACCCTCCTGCGGGACGGCGACGACGCGGCGGTGCAGTTCCGCCGACGGCAGGTCGCGCGCGTCGACCCCCGACAGGAGGACCTGCCCCGCGACGGGGTCGACCAGCCGCGTGATGAGCCGGGACAGCGTCGTCTTGCCCGACCCCGTCTCCCCGACGACCGCGGTGCGCGACCCGGCCGGGAAGTGCAGCGTCACCCCGGCCAACACGACCGTGGCCGACCCCGGGTAGGAGTAGGCGACGTCCTGCACCCGCACGTCGACCGGCCCGCGCGGCAGCTCGCGGGGGTCGGCCGGTTCGGGGACCGAGACGGGCGTGTCGATGAGGTCGACGACCCGGCGCCAGCCGGCGAGCGCGTTCTGCAGCTCGTTGAGCACCTCCGTCGCGGCCTGCACGGGCCCGACCCACAACTGCGCCAGGAACAGGAACGCGAGCAACCGGCCGAGGGTGATGTCACCGTCGATCCCGAGGAGGGTGCCGACGACGATGACGAGCGCCACGACGAGGCCGGAGACGAACACCCCGGAGGAGAACGTCACGGCCGTCGCGGTCTGCGCCTTCACGGCCTGCTTGCGGTGCGCCTCGATGGCGGCGTCGATCCGCTGCCAGGACCGTTCCGACGCGGCGTGCGCACGGATGACGTCCGCACCCACCACCGTCTCCGACACCGCCGCGAGCAGGTCGCCCATCCGGACCCGGACGGCCTGGTAGGCCCGCGTCACCGGCCGCTGCAACCGCTGCCGCGCCAGCACCAGCGGCACGAAGCAGCCGAGGACGACGAGGGCGAGCTGCCAGGAGTAGAAGAACATCGCCGCCGTCGCCAGCAGCACCTGACCGGCGGACAGCACGAGCACGAGCATCCCGGTCTGCAGGAACGTCGAGATCGTGTCGACGTCGCTCGTCACCCGGCTCACGAGGGATCCCCGGCGCTCGCCGCTCTGGGTGAGGACGGCGAGGTCGTGCACGTGCCGGAACGCCCGCACGCGCAGGCTCGCCAGCCCCGCCTCGGTCGCGCGGAACAGGCGCACGTTGACGATCCACGCCGTGCCGGCGGTGACGAGGACGACGAGGGCGGCGACGGCGCACAGCAGGACGATGCGGCCGACGTCCGGGCCACCCTGTGCCTGCACGCCGGTGTCGATGGTCTGCTGCACCGCGACGGGGACGGCGAGCTTGCCGAGCGTCGTGGCGGCCGCGATGGCGAGGGTGAGGCCGATCCCCTCGGCGAACTCGGGGGTGAGTTCCCGGGCCCGCGCGATGACGCCCCGGTCCACGGTGCCGGTCCGGACGCTGCTCTGGACGCTCACGCGGCCCCCTCCTCGGCGGCCCGGTCCGCGGCGGCGCGGGCGTAGGCGGTGACCAGTTCCCGGTACCCCTCGTCGCGGGCGGCGACCTCGTCGGCGGGCCCGCGGTCGACGACCCGGCCGCGGTCGAGGTGGACGACCTCGTCGGCGAGGGCGATGGTGGCGGGCCGGTACGCGACGACCACGACGGTCGTGCCCGTCCCGGACTCCTCCAGCCCGTCCAGGACGGCGCGCTCGACGGCCGGGTCGAGGGCGCTCGTGGCGTCGTCGAGCACGAGCAGCCGGGGCTGCCGCACGAGCGCACGGGCCAGGGCGAGGCGCTGGCGCTGACCACCGGACAACGTCGAACCCCGCTCGCCGACGAGCTCGTCGAGGCCGTGGGGGAGGGCGGCGACGAAACCGTCGGCGCGGGCCAGGCGCAGCGCCCGCCACACCTCCTCGTCGGAGACCTCCAGGCCGAGGGCGACGTTGCCGCGGATCGAGTCGTCGAAGACGAACGTCGACTGCGGGACGAGAGCCGCGGCCCCGGCCACCTGCCCCTCGGCGAGGCGGCGGACGTCGACGCCGTCGAGCAGCACGTCCCCGGAGGTGGGGTCGACGAGCCGCACGAGGAGACCGGCGAGCGTCGACTTGCCCGACCCGGTGCCGCCGACGACCGCGACGGTGGTGCCGGCGGCCACGTCGAGCGTGACGTCGGTGAGGACCGGCGGCGGCTCGGGGTGCCTCACCCCGGGCTCGGCGAGCGGGTCCGCGGCGGGAGCCGGGTGGCGGTAGGACAGGCCCGTCGCGGTGACGGTGAGCGGGCCGCCGGCCGGCGCGGGGTGCGTGCCCCACTCGGTCCGCGACCGCTCCTGCAGCACGTCCTGCACGCGCGCGTCGCCCGCGACCGTGCGGGGCAGGTCGGCCAGCAACCAGCCGAAGGAGCGGACCGGGAAGGCCAGCAGGCTCAGCAGGTAGGCGACCTGCACGAGGTCGCCGACGTCGGTGGCACCCGAGGCGACGCGCACCGACCCGACGACCAGGACGAGCAGCGTGCCGAGGGAGGGCAGCGCCTCGATGACGGGGTCGAAGGCCCCGCGCGTGCGGCCGGCGGCGACGTTGGCGTCCCGCAGGCGTTCGGCGTCGGCGCGGAACCGGGTGACCTCCTCCTCGGCCAGGCCGAGGGTCTTGACGACCAGGGCGCCCTCGAAGCTCTCGTGGGCCGTGGCGGAGACCTCCCCGCGCAACCGCTGGACGGCGACGACGAGGGGGGACATCCGGCGCTGGTAGACGATGTTCGAGGCCAGCAGCGCCGGCACGACGAGCAGCCCGACCGCGGCGAGGACCGGGTCGGCGGCGACCATCGCGAGGCCGGCGAACAGGATGAGCACGGCGGTGCCCAGGGCGAACGGCAGGACCATCGTCGCCTGCCACGTCGCCTCGACGTCGGAACCCGCGGTGGCCAGCAACCGTCCCGCGGGGTGGGCGTGGTGCCAGGAGAGGGGCAGGTCGAGGTAGCGGCGCGCGAGGAGGCGCCGGTACCGCGCCTGCAGCGCGAAGGTGAAGGCACCGCCGAAGATCCGGCGCAGCAGCACCGAGCCGACGAGGACCACGGTGACGCTCATGAGCGTGGCGCCCGCGAGCCACACGTCGCGGGGGGTGACCGAACCCGAGCCCGTGAGGGCGGGGACGACGACGTCGCTCGTCACCCGGCCCACGAGGAAACCCGAGAGGGCGTTGCCGCCGCCGAAGATCACCGAACCGACGATCGCGATGCGGAAGGGGCGGGGCTCCTCGCGGATCCCCCGGGCCAGTGTTCGCACGCCGTCGAGGAACGTTCCACTCACTACCTGACCCTTTCACAGGGAAAGCGCTTCCGCTGCGGCGACGAGGTCGCGGTCCGGGTGCGCGCGCGGACGAGAAGATCGAGACAACCCCTTGACCATCGATCGTGCACGATCTACGGTCGACGACACCACGAACGGCTCGACGAGGAGCAGGCGCCGACGGCGGCGCCCGAGGAGGTGAGGACCGTGCCGCACCCCGCCAGACCCCGCGCCAGGACGACCAGGACCGTCAGGAGGGCTGTCTACGATGACGCTCGTGGACCAGACGAGGACCCGACGGGCACCGGCGCCCAGCCGCCAGATGCTCGCCGACCACGTCTACGACGCCGTGCTCGACCTCCTCATCGACGGCGAGCTGAAAGCCGGCGCGGCCCTCGGGATCGACGGCCTCGCCCGCGAGTTCGGCGTGTCCCAGACCCCCGTCCGCGAGGCCCTGGCCCGGCTGGAGTCCACCGGGCTCGTCCGGCGCACCGCCCTCAAGGGGTACCGGGTGGCGCCCGTGGCGACCCCGGAGGAACTCGTCCGGCTCATGCAGGCCCGTCTCGTCCTCGAACCGGCCCTCGCGCAGATGGCGGCCGACCGGCTCACCCCGCAGGTCCTCGCCGACCTCGAACGAGCCGTCCACGACCTCGCCACCGCCCCGCTCGGGCCCTCGTTCCACGAGTTCCGCCAGTACTGGGAAGCCGACGAGCGATTCCACCGCATCATCGCCGAGGCCGCGGGCAACGAGTTCCTGCTGTCGGCCTACCAGGCCCTCGGCGGCCAGATCCAGCGCTTCCGCCTCTTCGGCGGCGGGGGCGTCACCGATTCCGACCACTGCGTCGCCGAGCACACCCGCGTCCTCGACGGCCTGCGCACGGGCGACCCCGCCACCGCCCGGGCGGCGATGGCCGCCCACATCGCCGAGGCGCGCGACCGCGCGCTCGGGGCCTACGACGCCCCCGCCTGAACCACCCCACCCCCACCAGTCGCGATCCTGTGGCTGCACCCTGCCCCGGAGGGCGAACCATGAGCACCAGCACTGCTCACAACCCCGGCCTGTCCACCGACACCAACCACTTCCCCCGCTCCGCGCCGAGCGACCCCGGCGCCCCGCACGTGGAGTCCGCCACCGTCGTCGTCGACGCCGCCGGCGACCGCGGACCGCTCACCCGGCTGTGGGAGAGCATCGGCTACGACGAGATCAACTGGACGTACACCCCGACCGGCCGGACGCTGCTGGGCACCTTCGGTGAGCTGTCCCCGCGGCCGTTCCTCGTCCGCCCGCACTACGTGTTCTGCTCGGGCACGGGTTTCGGCATCCCGCACTGGGGCAACGGGAACGTCTACCACGAAGACGCCGACGGGAACCCGCACTACGACTTCACCATCGCCGACCAGACCTACGACGCGATCGTCGAGGCCGGCCACCACGTGCTCATGGAGATCGCCTTCACCCCGCGCGACCTCCTGCCGCCGGAGGCCGACGAGCTCGCGGTCGTCCCCAGCCCCACCGTCTACAGCAACTACGAGGCCGGCGCCTGGGCCTACCCGCCGAAGGACTACGAGAAGTGGCGCGGGCTCGTCGCCGCCCACGTCCGGCACTGCGTCGAGCGCTACGGCCTCACCGAGGTGCGCGAGTGGCTGTTCGAGCTGTGGAACGAACCGGACATCTTCTACTGGAAGGGCACCCCGGAGCAGTTCTGCGACCTCTACCGCGTCACCGCCGAAGCCGTGCGCAGCGTCCTGCCCGACGCGAAGGTCGGCGGGCCCGCGGTGACGGGCGGTGGCGTGGAGTTCCTGCGCACCTTCCTGACGTACACCTCCGAGCACGACGTCGCCCTCGACTTCGTCTCGTTCCACACCAAGGGGTCGGCCTTCACCCCCTGGCGCGTCTACGGACCCACGGGCGGCCCGGCACCGGAGAAGCAGAACCCCTCGACGCACAAGATGCTCTACGAGATCCGCCGCATGCAGCGCGTCGTCGCAGAGTTCCCGCAGTACCACGGTCTGCCCGCCATCGTCGACGAGTGCGACGCGGGCGTGCCCGCGCACTACAGCGTCTACGACAACGCGAACTTCCGGTTCCAGAACACCGAGTACTACCCGGTGTTCCAGGTCAAGCTGTTCAAGAAGATCCTCGACCTCAACGAGACCGAGACCGTCACCGTCGAGCAGGCCACGTCCTGGAGCTTCTACTTCGAGGGCGAGCGGTACTTCGAGGGGACCCGCGCGTTCCTCACGGCCGGGGGGATCGAGAAACCGCTGCTCAACGCCTACCGCATGGTCTCCCGCCTCGGCGGGCGCCGGCTCACCGCGACCTCGGACGCCATGAGCCCCGTCGAGGACCTCGACGCCGGCGACGGGCGCAGCATGCGCGAGGAGGTCGACGCGCTGGCCTCGGCGGACGCCGCGGGCCGCGTCAGCGTCCTCGTCTGGCGGCACACCGACGACCAGCACCACGAGGACACCCGGTCCACCCCCGTCGCCCTGCGCGTGGAGAACCTGCCCGACGGCACGTACGCGCTGCACCACCACCGCATCGACGCCACCCACAGCAACGCCCACACCGCGTGGACGGAGCAGGGCAGCCCGCAGGACCCGACGGCCGAGCAGCTCGCCGCCGTCAAGGCCCGGCAGGGTCTGGAGGAGCTCGAACCGGCCCGCGACGTCACCGTCAGCGGCGGGACGTTCTCGGCCACCGTCGAGCTCCCCCTGCCGTCGGTCTCGCTCCTCGTGCTGGAACCGCGGTGACCGCCCCGGAACTGGACGCCGTCCGGCTGCACGACGGCGTCGCCGTCCCCCAGCTCGGGGTGGGGGTGTTCCAGGTCCCGCCGGACGACGCGCAGCGCGTCGTGGAGGACGCCCTCGACCTCGGCTACCGGCACGTCGACACGGCCGCCGCGTACGTCAACGAGGCAGGGGTCGGGGCGGCCCTCGCGGCCAGCGGGCTGCCCCGGGAGGACGTGTTCGTCACGTCCAAGCTGCGCAACGGCGACCAGGGGTACGACTCGGCGCTGCGCGCCTACGACGACACGTGCGCCCGGCTGGGGGTCGAGCAGCTCGACCTGTACCTGGTGCACTGGCCGAACCCCGCGGCCGGCCGGTACGCCGACAGCTGGCGGGCCCTGCAGCGGCTGCACGCCGAGGGGCGGGTCCGGGCGGTGGGGGTCTCGAACTTCCTCGTCGAGCACCTGGACGCCCTGGACGGGGTCCCGGCCGTCAACCAGGTCGAACTGCACCCCACGTACCAGCAGCGCGGCCTCGTCGCGGCCTGCCGGGACCGGGGGATCGTCGTGGAGGCGTACTCCCCGCTCGGGCAGGGCGCCGACCTCACCGACCCCGCGGTCGTCGGGCTCGCCGAGCGCCACGGCGTCACCCCGGCCCAGGTCGTCCTGGCCTGGCACCTGCAGTCCGGGCACGTCGTCATCCCCAAGTCCAGCCGCCGCGCGCGGCTGGCCGAGAACCTGGCCGCCGCCGAGCTGGTCCTCACCGAGGACGAGCTGGAGGCGGTGAGCTCGCTGGACCGGGGCCACCGGACCGGCGGGGACCCGGCCACCTTCTCGCTCAGCCAGATCCGGTAGGGAGGCAACCCTCGATGGCGAGAACGATCAGCCCACCCCCGGCCGTGGCTCCGACGGAGCTCGCGACCACGGGACGCCGCAAGCGCGGGATCGACACCCGCCGCCAGACGATCTGGATCTGGGCGTTCCTCACCCCCACCATCGTCCTGTACGGCCTGTACACGCTGTACCCCATCGTGGCCAGCTACTGGTACTCGCTCGTGGAGTGGAACGGGTTCTCCTCCAGCCAGCGCTTCGTCGGGATCAGCAACTACCAGGCCGTCCTGGCCGACCCCGCGTTCTGGTCGTCGGTGCGGATCACCTTGGTCTTCATGCTGCTGGTCGCGCCGGCCCGCATCCTGCTGAGCCTGCTGCTGGCCATGCTGCTGAACTCGCCGAAGCTGCCGCTGCGGAACCTGTTCCGCACCGTCTACTTCCTCCCGGTCGTCACCACGACCGCCATCGTCGGGGTCGTCATGCAGTTCGTCTTCGACCCCGCCAGCGGCCCGTTCACGGCGTTCCTCAAGGCCTTGGGGGCGGACACCGGGATCGACTTCCTCGGCGACTCCGGGACGGCGCTCGTCACGGCCGCCGCGGTGTACGTCTGGAAGTTCTTCGGGATCACGATGGTCTACTGGCTCGCGGCGCTGCAGACCGTCCCGACGGAGCTGTACGAGGCGGCCCGCATCGACGGTGCCGGGGCGTTCCACATCTTCCGGTACGTCACGCTGCCGCTGCTCGTCCCGTTCCTGCTCA encodes:
- a CDS encoding carbohydrate ABC transporter permease: MAPTELATTGRRKRGIDTRRQTIWIWAFLTPTIVLYGLYTLYPIVASYWYSLVEWNGFSSSQRFVGISNYQAVLADPAFWSSVRITLVFMLLVAPARILLSLLLAMLLNSPKLPLRNLFRTVYFLPVVTTTAIVGVVMQFVFDPASGPFTAFLKALGADTGIDFLGDSGTALVTAAAVYVWKFFGITMVYWLAALQTVPTELYEAARIDGAGAFHIFRYVTLPLLVPFLLIITVLTVEDTFHAFDLMQTMTGGGPFFSTEIIEIYIYRWAFSASIPQLGFASAAAVLFGLFVMVVGALQAWALVVARRSRKDLS